Proteins encoded in a region of the uncultured Paludibaculum sp. genome:
- a CDS encoding M20/M25/M40 family metallo-hydrolase, protein MLLRLAVCGLALLPLCAQDKVDLQVIQQIKAEAYERSKVMETLSGLTDRYGPRLTGSPEAREAADWASKRLSSWGVQNVHLEKWGPFGRSWSVEQYAVEMVEPRYALLTATPLAWSGPTSGPVTGEVIQAVFHDSYSPKKMAEELAKFKAKYKGKLRGKVVLLNPVQDVSPSIQPLVKRYTDAELADMAKAVGPSAKVGYDPAKSEVPEEPEKLGPFFNSLTVKGIETFVQQLYGLRGERAQFLKDEGAVAVFTADGRARDGRTAAEQAGRQEAEFPQGPPSFIVTAEHYNRLVRLAENGQPPKVRVLLKVKTEEKVDSFNLVGELPGGARKDELVMVGAHFDSWHAGTGATDNGAGSAVMMEVMRILKASNLKLDRTVRLVLWTGEEQGLLGSMAYVKEHFADPKTMQLTAEHARLSGYFNLDNGAGKIRGVYLENNDAIRPIFEQWLAPFRDLGVSTVTLRTTGGTDHLSFDAVGLPGFQFIQDPLDYGSVTHHGNMDVYDHVPADDLKQASAVIASVVYHAANRAEMLPRKALPKPER, encoded by the coding sequence ATGCTGTTGCGACTCGCCGTCTGCGGATTGGCGCTGCTGCCGCTCTGTGCCCAGGACAAAGTAGATCTGCAGGTGATTCAGCAGATCAAGGCCGAAGCCTATGAGCGGTCCAAGGTGATGGAGACTCTGTCGGGCCTCACAGATCGCTATGGACCGCGGCTCACCGGCTCACCCGAGGCGCGTGAGGCAGCGGATTGGGCGTCGAAGCGCCTGAGCTCATGGGGCGTGCAGAACGTACATCTGGAGAAATGGGGCCCGTTCGGGCGCAGTTGGTCCGTCGAGCAGTATGCGGTGGAGATGGTGGAGCCGCGCTACGCACTGCTGACAGCAACCCCGCTGGCCTGGAGTGGTCCAACAAGCGGCCCGGTCACTGGTGAGGTAATCCAGGCGGTGTTCCACGACTCCTACAGCCCGAAGAAGATGGCGGAGGAGTTGGCAAAGTTCAAGGCGAAGTATAAGGGCAAGCTGCGCGGCAAGGTCGTCCTGCTGAATCCGGTTCAGGATGTAAGTCCGTCGATTCAGCCCCTGGTGAAGCGGTACACGGATGCTGAACTGGCCGATATGGCCAAGGCGGTCGGGCCCAGCGCGAAGGTGGGTTACGATCCGGCGAAGTCGGAGGTGCCCGAGGAGCCCGAAAAATTGGGCCCGTTCTTCAACAGCCTGACTGTGAAGGGCATCGAGACCTTTGTACAGCAGCTCTATGGGCTACGCGGCGAGCGCGCGCAATTTCTGAAGGACGAAGGTGCGGTGGCCGTATTCACTGCCGACGGGCGCGCAAGGGACGGTCGCACGGCCGCTGAACAGGCCGGCCGGCAGGAGGCCGAGTTTCCGCAGGGCCCACCGTCCTTCATCGTGACGGCGGAGCACTACAACCGTCTGGTGCGCCTGGCCGAGAACGGGCAGCCGCCGAAGGTGCGGGTGTTGCTGAAAGTGAAAACGGAGGAGAAGGTCGACAGCTTCAACCTGGTAGGCGAGTTGCCGGGTGGCGCCAGGAAGGATGAACTGGTGATGGTCGGAGCCCACTTCGATTCCTGGCACGCGGGCACCGGTGCGACCGACAATGGCGCGGGCAGCGCCGTGATGATGGAAGTAATGCGGATCCTGAAGGCCTCGAACCTGAAACTCGACCGCACTGTGCGCCTGGTGCTGTGGACCGGCGAGGAGCAGGGGCTGCTGGGCTCGATGGCGTATGTGAAGGAGCACTTCGCCGATCCGAAAACAATGCAGTTGACGGCCGAGCACGCCCGGCTGAGCGGGTACTTCAACCTGGACAACGGGGCAGGGAAGATCCGCGGCGTTTATCTGGAGAACAACGACGCGATCAGGCCCATCTTTGAGCAATGGCTGGCGCCATTCCGCGATCTGGGTGTCAGCACAGTGACACTGCGTACCACCGGCGGCACCGACCACCTGTCATTCGACGCCGTGGGCCTGCCTGGATTCCAGTTCATTCAGGATCCATTGGACTACGGGTCGGTGACGCATCACGGCAACATGGATGTCTACGATCATGTGCCGGCGGACGATTTGAAGCAGGCCAGCGCGGTGATCGCATCGGTGGTGTACCACGCAGCCAACCGCGCCGAAATGCTGCCCCGCAAGGCATTGCCAAAGCCCGAGCGGTAA
- a CDS encoding sulfatase has product MTRREILASAAAMTVNNVAKPRNVIFILSDDHRYDALGFLKAQPWLETPQLDRLATEGAHFRNAFVTTALCSPSRASILTGVYAHRHKIVDNNTAIPRGTTFFPSHLQKAGYKTAFFGKWHMGNSGDAPQPGFDQWVSFLGQGTYLPNPNGLNVNGRKVPQKGYITDELTDYALDWLQTLPKQQPYFMYLSHKAVHAEFEPAARHKGRYKDAKFVYPPTMQEDGEMAQNRPMWVRNQRNSWHGVDYPYHSELDIADYYKRYAETLMAVDDSVGRVLDSLKRRGELDSTLVVYMGDNGFAFGEHGLIDKRTAYEESMRVPLLARCPELFSGGKTIKQVVAGLDIMPTVLETCGVRPPAGLDGMSWLPLVRGEDAAWRKELLYEYYWERNFPQTPTVHAVRGDRYKFIRCQGVWDIDELYDLQEDPLESRNLIFSEKHKVIADQMRQRLFELLEQTGGMNIPLQPDKGSQQNLRSPNRSKAADFPPQLMRSPKGPARHQ; this is encoded by the coding sequence ATGACCCGCAGAGAAATCCTGGCGAGCGCGGCGGCGATGACCGTCAACAATGTGGCCAAGCCGCGCAACGTGATCTTCATCCTCAGTGACGATCACCGCTACGACGCGCTGGGCTTCCTGAAGGCACAACCATGGCTCGAGACCCCACAACTCGACCGCTTGGCCACGGAAGGCGCGCACTTCCGCAATGCGTTCGTCACGACAGCGCTGTGCTCGCCCAGCCGCGCATCGATCCTGACGGGCGTCTATGCCCACCGCCACAAGATCGTCGACAACAACACCGCGATCCCGCGGGGCACCACGTTCTTCCCCTCGCATTTGCAGAAGGCCGGCTACAAGACCGCATTCTTCGGCAAGTGGCACATGGGCAATTCGGGCGACGCGCCACAGCCCGGCTTCGACCAGTGGGTGAGCTTCCTGGGCCAAGGCACATATCTGCCCAATCCGAATGGCCTGAATGTGAACGGCCGCAAAGTGCCGCAGAAGGGCTACATCACGGACGAGTTGACAGACTACGCGCTGGACTGGCTGCAGACCCTCCCTAAGCAGCAGCCCTATTTCATGTACCTGTCCCACAAGGCCGTGCATGCCGAGTTCGAACCGGCGGCCCGCCACAAGGGCCGGTACAAGGACGCAAAGTTCGTCTATCCGCCGACCATGCAGGAAGACGGGGAGATGGCGCAGAACCGCCCCATGTGGGTACGCAACCAGCGGAACTCGTGGCACGGCGTCGATTACCCCTACCACTCGGAGCTCGACATCGCTGATTATTACAAGCGCTACGCCGAAACGCTGATGGCCGTCGACGACAGCGTCGGCCGCGTTTTGGACTCGTTGAAGCGCCGCGGAGAGCTGGACTCCACGCTCGTCGTCTACATGGGCGACAACGGCTTCGCGTTCGGCGAGCACGGTCTCATCGACAAGCGCACGGCCTATGAGGAATCGATGCGGGTGCCGCTGCTGGCGCGCTGCCCCGAACTCTTCAGCGGCGGCAAGACCATCAAGCAAGTGGTGGCCGGGCTGGACATCATGCCGACTGTGCTGGAAACGTGCGGCGTGCGACCGCCCGCCGGGCTCGACGGCATGAGTTGGCTTCCGCTTGTGCGCGGGGAAGACGCGGCCTGGCGCAAGGAGCTGCTCTACGAATACTATTGGGAGCGCAACTTCCCGCAGACACCCACGGTGCACGCGGTGCGGGGCGACCGCTATAAGTTCATCCGTTGTCAGGGCGTCTGGGACATTGACGAGCTCTACGACCTGCAGGAAGATCCGCTGGAGAGCCGCAATCTCATCTTCAGCGAGAAGCACAAAGTGATTGCCGACCAGATGCGGCAGCGGCTGTTCGAACTGCTGGAGCAGACCGGCGGCATGAACATCCCGCTGCAACCGGACAAGGGGAGCCAGCAGAATCTGCGGAGCCCCAACCGATCAAAGGCAGCGGACTTCCCGCCGCAACTGATGCGCAGCCCGAAAGGGCCGGCGCGGCACCAGTAG